One Methanofollis sp. DNA segment encodes these proteins:
- a CDS encoding type II toxin-antitoxin system PemK/MazF family toxin, translating into MALPRPREVWFIELEETRGHEQSGNRPVVVLARSFGMHVIIPFTTSHNAGNFPHTHMVEPDGGNGLRNVSFALCFQILSLDEERFLKKLGVLSESDFSCIQAILMDLFGFDDQFKGP; encoded by the coding sequence ATGGCGCTCCCCCGCCCCCGAGAGGTGTGGTTCATCGAACTTGAGGAGACCAGAGGACATGAACAGTCCGGAAATCGTCCGGTGGTTGTCCTGGCCAGATCATTCGGGATGCACGTAATCATTCCTTTTACCACATCTCACAACGCGGGGAATTTTCCTCACACTCACATGGTCGAACCTGATGGCGGAAATGGTCTTCGCAATGTAAGTTTTGCACTGTGCTTTCAGATACTCTCCCTTGATGAAGAGCGGTTCCTGAAAAAACTGGGCGTGTTATCAGAGAGCGATTTTTCCTGCATACAGGCGATACTGATGGACCTGTTCGGGTTCGATGACCAGTTCAAGGGGCCATAA